Within uncultured Methanoregula sp., the genomic segment GCGGCAAGCATCCCGGATTCGAGGACTTCGGTCACCGCCAGTATCTCATCCTGACCTATCGCCGGCCGTGCAATTGGTATGATGTCCACGAGTATTCCCTCACAAAAATTATTGAATCGTATAAAAGTGTGCGTAACCATCCAATAATATCATTCCTGCCGGTGCGTCTTTGCGGGAATCAGAAGACACCCCCAAATCGCGTGCCATCCCATGGGGAAGGAATAGCTAATTAGGGCAGGAAATACAAGTTCTGTACACAAGAGGGAGGAGTGGGAACGCAGCATATCATATCCATCGGTGATTTTGACCGGGATGAGATCGACCGCCTGCTGGATCACGCAGGCCAGATCGACAGGAAAAAGTTTGATCCGGATGCACTTGTCGGCAAGATCCTTGCCGTCCTCTTTTTTGAACCCAGCACGCGGACGCGGATGTCCTTTGAATCCGCCATGGCGCGCCTTGGCGGCACGTCCATCTCGGTCGGCAGCGTTGACGCGTGCTCCATGGCAAAAGGAGAAACCCTCGCCGATACGATCCGGGTGGTGAGCGGGTACGCGGATGCCATCGTGATCCGGCACCCCAAGGAAGGGGCGGCCCGGCTTGCAGCAGAATTCTCCACCGTGCCGGTCATCAATGCCGGCGACGGGGCGGGCCAGCACCCGTCCCAGACGCTCCTCGATCTCTATACCATCCGCCAGTCTATGCCCATCGATGGCATCGACATCGCGCTGGTCGGCGACCTCCGCTACGGGCGGACCGCCCATTCGCTGGCTTCGGCCCTCTCGCTCTACCATGCCCGGCTGCACACGGTCTCGCCGAACGGGCTCGAACTCCCGGCAAACCTTGCCGCAGAACTCCGGGACAAGGGAATGGAGATTGTCGAGCATGACAGCATCGATGAAGTTATT encodes:
- the pyrB gene encoding aspartate carbamoyltransferase, yielding MGTQHIISIGDFDRDEIDRLLDHAGQIDRKKFDPDALVGKILAVLFFEPSTRTRMSFESAMARLGGTSISVGSVDACSMAKGETLADTIRVVSGYADAIVIRHPKEGAARLAAEFSTVPVINAGDGAGQHPSQTLLDLYTIRQSMPIDGIDIALVGDLRYGRTAHSLASALSLYHARLHTVSPNGLELPANLAAELRDKGMEIVEHDSIDEVIPEVDVLYVTRIQKERFPDSASYFNVSSSYRITPELLAGARKHLIVLHPLPRVDEIDPRVDESPHAKYFEQSRNGVPTRMAMLLQVLQ